The segment ATTTCAGGGGCGCTATTCGCGCCCAAATAAATAAACGCATTCACCCCCCGCGGCAAGCCGCGGAGCACTCTGCGGATTTTTCGTAGACGCTGCGGGGCTCGAACCCGCGACCCTCTGATTAAGAGTCAGATGCTCTACCAACTGAGCTAAGCGTCCGAGCTGGAAAATAAAAGATTGGCCCAAAAAAGGCAAGCGATAAAAACCTGAAAAAAACGGAAACGGGGAAAACCGCGCATGTTTTTTTGCCCCCCCTCGCTATCGGGCAATAAACTCGCAGAATTGAGCGGAGAGCTTGGCCTTGCTGAATTTTTCGGACACCACGCGGAAGGCCAAAGCGCCCATGGATGACAATTGTTCCGCCGGAAGACGCTCTATCTCGCGGATAACCCGCTCGGCATTGTCAATGTCTCCATGCGCAACATGCCATCCAATCGGATATTGATTCAATATATCCATAATAAAACTATCGGCCGGGCCGAGATACAGGATGGGGCGGCCAACGGCCATGGCGCCGTATATTTTGCAGGGGTGAATGATCCCGGACATTTGTTCGCCCAATGATACCAGGTGAATGTCGGCGGCCGAAAGCGAATAACGAATCTCCGCCAGCGGCTGATAGGGCAGCATTTGAATATTGCGCGGATGAAGCCGGATCATCACATCCTCAACCTCGCGGCGCCCCAACCCGCCGCCGATAAACAAAAACAGGAGTTTTTCCAGGTCCATGACGCGCAAAGCCGCTTGCAGAATGGTTGTTACCGGGGAACAAATGCTCAGGTTCCCGCTGAACATTATCACTTTTTTGCCGGTTAATCCCTGGCATGCGCGAAACGGGTTGCCTTCATGCGCAAGCGGGGTTAAATGCTCCTCATGCGGCCAGGGCGGTATAATTGCCATCTTGTCCGTCACCTGGGTTTTGCGATTGACCCTGTCGGCCATGAAACGATCCAGCACGACGATTTTGTCGGCCTTGCGGAGGAACAGACGATTGAAGCGGTCAAACATTTGCGCCAAAAAAGAGCCCGGCTTTGTTTTGCCCAGCGCAATTAATTGATCCGGGTTCAAGTCCATCACCCAGAACTTGATTGGCGCGTGGCGGATAAAACAGATCGCCAACGCCGCCAGAAGACAAACCGGCGGGGAAGTGCTGACCAGAATCCGGTCCAGGTTGCGGACAAATAACCCTTTCATAATGCATTGTATGACAAAAAGCACGCCGGCCAACGCCCTCAGAACCATGGATTTTTTTCCGAAGGATGACAAGGGCAGCCGGCGCACCTCAACTCCGTCTATCACTTCGCGGGAAGGATAGATTTTTGCGGGATTTTCATAACCGCGGCGCGAGGTCAACGCTATGACCCGAAAACCGCGTTGGACCAGTTGAGCGGCCGCATCGGCCATATGCTGGCCGACCGAGGCCGGATCGGGAACATACACCTGGCTGAGCGCCAGCACCGTTGGTTTTTTGTGGGAAAGGGGCATTGGATATGAGATAACTGATCAGGTGTTCCACATTCAGTAGACATTAGCCGTCAGAATCGAAAAAAGCAATGTTTTTATGCTCTCCCCGCAGTTCTGCCGCGTAAAACATTCTAACATTCTGCAGAATGTTAGAATGTTGTCAGGGGAAAAACGCAAAAAAAACGGTATTTCAGGTAGCCGGCGGTTTTTGCGCCTGCTGTGCAATCCAGGCATAAGTTTTGCGCAGGCCGTCTTGCAGGGCGCAGGATGGCGCCCAACCCAGCTTTTCGCGGATCAACCGGTTGTCAGAATTGCGTCCCCGCACACCCAAAGGGCCCGGAACATGCTTGATGGAGAGCTTTTTCTGCGCGATCTCCATTGTCATTTCAACGAGGCGGTTGATGGTCACCATTTCGTCGGACCCGATATTCACCGGACCGCTGAAATTTGATTCCATCAAACGGCGCACGCCCTCCAGACATTCGTCAATATAAAGAAATGATCGGGTTTGCTTGCCGTCCCCCCAGATTTCAATTTCAGCGCCGTCGGGCGCCATGGCCACCTTGCGGCACATGGCAGCCGGCGCCTTTTCGCGGCCGCCCTGCCAGGTGCC is part of the Kiritimatiellia bacterium genome and harbors:
- a CDS encoding glycosyltransferase family 4 protein produces the protein MPLSHKKPTVLALSQVYVPDPASVGQHMADAAAQLVQRGFRVIALTSRRGYENPAKIYPSREVIDGVEVRRLPLSSFGKKSMVLRALAGVLFVIQCIMKGLFVRNLDRILVSTSPPVCLLAALAICFIRHAPIKFWVMDLNPDQLIALGKTKPGSFLAQMFDRFNRLFLRKADKIVVLDRFMADRVNRKTQVTDKMAIIPPWPHEEHLTPLAHEGNPFRACQGLTGKKVIMFSGNLSICSPVTTILQAALRVMDLEKLLFLFIGGGLGRREVEDVMIRLHPRNIQMLPYQPLAEIRYSLSAADIHLVSLGEQMSGIIHPCKIYGAMAVGRPILYLGPADSFIMDILNQYPIGWHVAHGDIDNAERVIREIERLPAEQLSSMGALAFRVVSEKFSKAKLSAQFCEFIAR